In a genomic window of Gloeocapsopsis dulcis:
- a CDS encoding DUF1825 family protein, with the protein MGFFDSEIVQQEARQLFEDYQALIKLGQNYGKFDREGKKMFIDQMETLMERYRIFMKRFELSEDFMAQMTAQQLQTQLGQFGMTPQQMFDQMNLTLERMKAEIDKQP; encoded by the coding sequence ATGGGATTTTTTGACTCTGAAATAGTGCAACAAGAAGCTAGGCAGCTTTTTGAGGATTACCAAGCCTTAATCAAACTTGGTCAAAACTACGGCAAGTTTGACCGCGAAGGCAAAAAAATGTTTATTGATCAAATGGAAACTCTGATGGAGCGCTATCGTATTTTTATGAAGCGCTTTGAACTATCAGAGGACTTTATGGCTCAAATGACTGCTCAGCAACTACAAACGCAGTTAGGACAGTTTGGAATGACTCCACAGCAGATGTTTGACCAAATGAATCTGACACTAGAACGGATGAAAGCGGAAATCGATAAACAGCCATAA
- a CDS encoding NINE protein: MLSKLKSRKVAALLAFTGTVIPIAGLHKFYLGQPLWGVLYLLLSWTPIPRVASAIEGVWYLAQDSEEFDRNFNGAEGNVEVFAATPNQAATSNRVSAIADALRQLDDLRQDGLISEYEFEQKRRQLLNKIV, translated from the coding sequence ATGTTAAGTAAACTGAAAAGTAGAAAAGTTGCCGCACTTTTGGCTTTCACTGGAACAGTAATACCGATCGCCGGTTTACATAAGTTCTATTTAGGACAACCACTGTGGGGCGTGTTGTATTTATTACTATCATGGACACCGATTCCGCGCGTCGCGAGTGCGATTGAAGGAGTTTGGTATTTAGCCCAAGATTCAGAGGAATTTGACCGGAATTTTAATGGTGCGGAAGGCAATGTGGAAGTTTTTGCAGCTACACCAAATCAAGCTGCAACTTCTAACCGTGTCAGTGCGATCGCTGATGCATTACGTCAACTCGATGATTTACGTCAAGATGGACTGATTTCTGAGTATGAATTTGAGCAAAAACGCCGCCAATTGTTGAATAAAATTGTTTGA
- a CDS encoding ComEA family DNA-binding protein produces MLQNWLQSQTIRTKLLNDPYYRMESLAEIAIAAALGIRIDVNQASVDDWLRLPGISIHQARSLVELRRSGVQLYCIEDIAAALNMPLQRLKPLEVVLKFCYYDEECYLQPLVNPNTATVEMLAQIPVINPTLAAAIVQNRTSLGPYRNLVDLQRRLSLAGVTISKLMHYLCF; encoded by the coding sequence ATGCTTCAGAACTGGTTGCAGTCTCAGACAATCCGAACCAAGCTGCTCAATGACCCATACTACCGGATGGAGTCGCTAGCTGAAATTGCGATCGCCGCCGCGTTAGGTATCCGCATCGATGTCAATCAAGCAAGTGTCGATGATTGGCTCAGATTACCAGGAATCTCAATTCATCAAGCGCGATCGCTTGTAGAACTACGCCGCAGTGGTGTTCAACTTTACTGTATTGAAGATATTGCCGCTGCCTTAAATATGCCGTTACAACGACTGAAGCCTTTAGAAGTTGTGCTGAAGTTTTGTTACTACGACGAAGAATGTTATCTACAACCGCTAGTTAATCCCAATACAGCTACAGTAGAAATGCTGGCACAAATTCCAGTCATTAATCCAACTTTAGCGGCAGCCATCGTACAAAATCGAACATCACTTGGACCATATCGCAATCTTGTGGACTTGCAACGGCGCTTGTCCCTGGCAGGGGTAACAATTAGCAAATTGATGCACTATCTGTGTTTTTGA